The Medicago truncatula cultivar Jemalong A17 chromosome 4, MtrunA17r5.0-ANR, whole genome shotgun sequence genome includes a region encoding these proteins:
- the LOC11407977 gene encoding probable xyloglucan endotransglucosylase/hydrolase protein 32, protein MPLSSQSFNFFHMVPIFTFVVLSLTIFGSNAQGPPSPGYYPSSKISPISFSQGFRNLWGPQHQRLDQSSLTIWLDSNSGSGFKSLHSYKSGYFGAAIKLHPGYTAGVITSLYLSNNQDHPGNHDEIDIEFLGTTPGKPYVLQTNVYMRGSGDGNIIGREMQFHLWFDPTQDFHNYAILWKPSEIIFLVDDVPIRRYPRKSDATYPTRPMYLYGSIWDASSWATEDGKYKADYKYQPFVGRYTNFKLQGCTIQSPASCQSPSVSPSGYGSLSPQQYMAMQWVQSKYMVYNYCHDPRRNHNLIPEC, encoded by the exons ATGCCATTATCATCACAATCCTTTAATTTCTTCCATATGGTTCCTATCTTCACTTTTGTTGTACTTTCACTCACAATATTTGGTTCTAATGCTCAGGGTCCACCTTCACCTGGCTACTATCCTAGTTCCAAAATTAGTCCTATATCCTTTAGTCAAGGCTTTAGAAACCTTTGGGGACCTCAACATCAAAGATTGGACCAAAGCTCTTTAACAATATGGCTTGACTCTAACTCAG GTAGTGGATTCAAGTCACTTCATTCTTATAAATCCGGATACTTTGGTGCTGCAATTAAGCTTCATCCTGGCTATACTGCTGGAGTTATTACTTCTCTCTAT CTTTCAAATAACCAAGACCATCCAGGAAACCATGATGAAATTGACATTGAGTTTCTTGGAACTACACCTGGTAAGCCATATGTGTTACAAACAAATGTATATATGAGAGGAAGTGGAGATGGGAACATTATAGGAAGAGAGATGCAATTTCATCTTTGGTTTGATCCAACTCAAGATTTTCACAACTATGCTATTCTATGGAAACCCAGTGAgataat ATTTTTAGTAGATGATGTGCCCATAAGAAGGTATCCTAGGAAAAGTGATGCCACCTACCCTACAAGACCAATGTATCTCTATGGATCAATTTGGGATGCATCTTCTTGGGCAACAGAAGATGGAAAATATAAAGCTGATTATAAATACCAACCCTTTGTTGGAAGGTACACtaacttcaaattacaaggttgTACCATTCAAAGTCCTGCCTCATGCCAATCACCATCTGTCTCTCCATCTGGATATGGTAGTCTTAGCCCTCAACAATATATGGCCATGCAATGGGTCCAAAGCAAGTACATGGTGTATAATTATTGTCATGACCCTAGAAGAAACCACAATCTTATCCCTGAGTGTTAA